The genomic interval ATTGTATTCCGTAGAATTTTTCCACGCGCGCAGTCCATTGCAAGTGTATGAGATTAATTCGCCATTATCGCCAGGTACGTCGCATTTCTCAATATCTTGAGAGGCTGAAGTCTCAGATGGTTATTTTCGCCCGAGTGCGTCATAGGACGCTTCGCACTGATGACCGGCTATGCGTGCCCGGTCATAAGCCTGCGCCAACTCTCCCGCTCGTTCATCAGCCCGTGAGAGCAGCTCGGAGAGCACAATGGCGGCGCGGGTGGCTACCTCGCCTCGGGCGACAGCGGCGATATTCGCGTCTCGACGAAGTCGCCATTCATCTTCCAGCCTTCTGGCTCATCACCACACATCACCGTGCCCGAAACCGGCGGCAGGCACTTCAACCAGGCGCTAGAGGCAAAGGGGCTCAGGCACAGGCCTCAGTACAATTGCCGGCACACATATGCCACGATGTGCCTCATGTCGGGGATGAATCCAGCGTTTATTGCTGGGCAGCTTGGGCACTCGGTGCAGGTGCTTCTCTCGACCTACGCTAAGTGGTTGAATTCTGCCAACGATTGGGCGGAACTGGCGAAACTGGAAAAGAACGTAATGGGTACAGCATCGGCGCAGGATTAAATTTCGTTCACCTTGCGCCCTTTAGTCATAAGGCATTCGACAGCAATTCAGCCATACTCCAGAATGCATCGGTTTTAGGGGGAAAACCCTTGCACAGCCAACGACATACCAACTTTTAGTGAGCCTCAACGTGAAAAAATCCCTGTCCATCCTCAGCCTGCTGCTGTTGCTCACAGGTACCGCGACCCTTCCGTCGACTGCTGCTGCACAACCCCCGGCCCAAGCCCAACGAGATCCGTCCAAGTTGCATCTGGCTTCAGGCAGCGCCTTGCTGATCGACCTGAATACCAACCAGGAGTTGTATTCGAGCCACGCCGACCGCGTGGTGCCGATCGCCTCGGTCACCAAGCTGATGACGGCGATGGTGGTACTGGATGCCAAGCTGCCCATGGATGAAATGCTCACCATGACCATTGCCAACAACCCGGAAATGAAAGGCGTGTATTCCCGCGTACGCCTGGGCAGCCAACTCGATCGCCGCGAGACCCTGCTGATCACCCTCATGTCGTCGGAAAACCGTGCGGCCAACAGCCTGGCCAACGCCTACCCCGGCGGCTACCCGGCGTTCATCAAGGCGATGAATGCCAAGGCCCGCAGCCTGGGCATGGCGCATACCCGCTACGTTGAGCCGACCGGCTTGTCGACGCAGAACGTGTCCACCGCACGCGACCTGGCCAAACTGCTGATGGCCTCGCGCAAATACCCGATGCTGAGCGAGCTGTCGACCACGCGCGAGAAGACTGTGGCCTTCCGCAAGCCCAACTACACCCTGGGCTTCCGTAACACCGACCACCTGGTGAACAAGAGCAACTGGGACATCAAGCTGACCAAGACCGGCTTCACCAACGAAGCAGGGCACTGCCTGGTGCTGCTGACCCGCATGGATAACCGTCCGGTGGCCATGGTCATCCTCGACGCCTTCGGCAAGTACACCCACTTTGCCGATGCCAGCCGCATGCGTCAGTGGCTGGAGACCGGGGCCGCCAAGCCGGCACCGGCAGTGGCCATGCAGTACAAGACCGAGCGGCAGAACAAGGGGCGTGTAGCGGCCGAATAACCGCATGCCCCTGGGGCTGCACAGAACCTGTGCAGGAGCGGCCCATCGCGACGCAAGGCCGCTTCTGCAGGCGTTGCACCAGGCAGTCAGGCCGTGGCGCTGACCATCCCGCCCGAGCTGCTGCCACCCTCTTGCTGCAACAGCTCCAGCAGCTGTGCCGTGGCTGCCATGATCTGGCCGTTGATAGTGGCAATGCTTGCCTGCTTGGCGCCCACCGCAGCGGCCTTGGCCGCTTCATCCATCTTGCTGTTCTGCAGCGCAGCCAACTGCTTCTGCTCCTCGACCAGTTGCTTCTGCAGATCCTTGATCAGCTGACGCAGCTCGGAGACGGCCTCTGACTCACCACTGTCTTCACTGTCCGCAGGTTGCGCCTGGCTACCCGCTGAAACTTTCATGCTGTCGCTACTGATGCTCAAGGGGCCCAGCGCCTCACCGGCCTGCTTTGCCTGTTCGCGTTCGTTGGCTGCGTTGGCGCTCAGCGTCTGCGCTGAAACGCCATTGATCATGAGGTTGCTAGCCGTAATTGCGCTCATCTCGATTCCCTGGCTGAAAGATAGGTCCTTGCCGTAACCACCCTATCGGCCATCCCTGGCAGTTCTTTAGCCCGCTTAAATTCCCCCGCGACTGGCTCGTTCCAACACATGTACTTGCGCAGGAGCCGGAGCGCCGGCGGGCGTCCAATTTCGACCATTCAGGGAATCGCAGCCATGAGCCAGTCCTCACAGCAGGAAACCATCAAAGATCTGATCGGCGTGGGCTTCGGCCCTTCCAACCTGGCGTTGGCCATTGCCCTGGAAGAACTCGCCGAGTCCCAGGGCCATGCCCTCGACGCGCTGTTCATCGACAAGCAGCAGGACTACCGCTGGCACGGCGAAACCCTTGCCACCCAGAGCGAGCTGCAGATTTCGTTCCTCAAGGACCTGGTGTCGTTGCGCAACCCCACCAGCCCCTACAGCTTCGTCAACTACCTGCACCAGAAGCAGCGCCTGGCCGACTTCATCAACCTCGGCACCTTCTACCCCTGCCGCCTGGAGTACAACGACTACCTGCGCTGGGCCGCCGACCATTTCGCCACCCAGGCGGTATATGGCCAGGAAGTGCTGCGCATCGAACCAGAGGTGAATGCCGGCCGGGTCAAGCACCTGCGCCTGGTCTCACGCGACGCCCAAGGCCGCGAATACAGCCGCCGCACCCGCTCGGTGGTGGTCGGCAGCGGCGGCACACCAAAAATCCCGGAAAAGTTTGGTGCCTTCAAGGACGACCCGCGGGTTTTCCATCACTCCCAATACCTGAGCAGCCTCAACAAGCTGCCGTGCACCGCCGGCAAACCCATGCGCATCGCGGTGATCGGGTCGGGGCAAAGCGCCGCCGAGGCGTTCATTGATCTGAACGACAGCTACCCGTCGGTCAAGGTCGACATGATCCTGCGTGGGTCGGCCCTCAAACCCGCCGACGACAGCCCGTTCGTCAACGAAATCTTCTCACCGGACTACACCGACCTGGTCTACAACGAACCGGCCGACCAGCGCAGCAAACTGCTGGGCGAATACCACAACACCAACTACTCGGTGGTCGACCTTAACCTGATCGAGCGCATCTACGGCATCCTGTACCGGCAGAAGGTCGCCCACCAGCACCGTCACAACGTGCTGTGCCGCCGCCAGGTCGAAGCCGTGGTGGCCACCCGCGACGGCCTGGAACTGACCCTGCGCGACCTTGCCACCGGCCAGCAGCAAACCCACCGCTACGATGCCGTGATCCTCGCCACCGGCTACGAGCGCCGCTCGCACCGTGACCTGCTGGCACCGCTTGCCGGTTACCTGGACGATTTCAGCGTTGACCGCAACTACCGCGTACTGGCAAGCCCCGACCTGCAGGCGTCGGTTTACTTGCAAGGGTTCTGCGAGAACAGCCACGGCCTGAGCGACACCCTGCTCTCGGTGCTGCCGGCCCGCGCTGCGGAAATTGGCCGGGCGCTGTACCAGGACCTGGCGCAGTTGCACGGCAAACCGCAACCGGCCGTGGCCATGACCCACGCCTGACCCCGCTGCTGCATGCCTTCAAAGCCGGCCTGACGCCTCGCGCACAGGCCGGCTTTGCGCTTAGAAACATTTGCTTGCATTTAAAACGGCAGGTTTTCAATTCTCATTCGTCCTTATCAGTACAGCCCTCTTTGGTTGGGCACACGCTCGACCACCCAATGCAGAAGACCGTCTGATGGCCAAATCACCGAAAAAATCCAAATCCAGGCTGTGGTTCCTGGTCCATAGCTGGCTCGCCCTGCCGATCTGGTTCTTTGTGCTGATTGTCTGCTTTACCGGCATGCTCGCCGTGGTCAGCCAGGAAATCGTCTGGCTCGCCAACCCCGATGTGCGCGCCAGCAAACCCGATGCCGACGCCGAGCGCCTTAGCTTCCAGCAAGTGCTGGACGCCCTGCACAAAGCCGAACCGGACATGGTCGTGGACTCGCTCATACAGCCCGACGGCTCGCACTTTGCCCTCACGGCCGATGTCACCTTCCCCGACGGCACCAGCCCGACGCTGTACGTCAACCCGTACACCGGTGCCATCCAGGGCAAGTCCCCCGACTTCAACTTCGAAGCCTTCACCCGCGCCCTGCACGGCTGGTGGCTGGTGCCGTTCACCAACGGCTTCAGCTGGGGCTGGTACCTGGTGTCGATCCTTGGCTTGCCCATGCTGGCATCGCTGGTAACCGGGCTGGTGGTGTACAAGAAGTTCTGGAAGGGCTTCTTCAAACCGGTACGCACGGGGCATGGTTCGCGCATCTTCTGGGGCGACCTGCATCGCCTGGCGGGCGTCTGGTCGATCTGGTTCATCGCGGTCATTTCCATCACCGGTACCTGGTTCCTGATCCAGGCAATCCTGTTCGACAACCACATCACCATTTCCAGCCGGCCCATCGTGCCGGTGATCGCCCGCGAAGAAGTGCCGCAAACACCAGATGGCAGCCCTGCCCCGCGCATTGACCTCGATGAGGCGGCACGCATCGCCGGCCTGGCCATTCCCGGCCTGGATATCACCTTCGTTTCGTTGCCGTCTACCGCTTACAGCCATGTTTCAATGGGCGGGCGCGGCTGGTATCCGCTGATGTTCCAAAGCGCCGAAGTCAATCCTTACACGCGCAAAGTCGACAGCCAGTTCCTGCTCAGCGACCGCTCCACGCTGGAGTTCGTCACCGAATCCATGCGCCCCTTGCACACCGGCGACTTCGGCGGCCTGCCGATCAAGCTGATCTGGTTCTTCTTCGGGCTGATACTCACCCTGATGGTGTTCAGCGGTTTGCTGATCTGGACCAAGCGCACCGCGCAGGCCACCGCCGCCGCCCTCAAGCGCAGCGAACGCGCACCCCGTACCGAACGCGCCCAGACCTCCCTGGAGACCCAATCATGAGCCACGCCCAGGCCGTACCCGCCAGCCCACTGAAGCAGTGGTGGCTGAAGTGGCGTTTCCACCTGAACATCCTGCTGATCCTGGTACCGCTGGGCTTCATGCCCAAGTATTTCAACGACGCAAAGCTGTTCCGTGGCGACGCCGGGCTGGGTGCCAACGTGATCACCGGTATCCAGGCAGGCCCCTACACCCTGGATTTGGCTGAACTGCGTGACGAAGCACCACGCCCGGACGGCCCCGCTGGCGATTTCAAATCCTTCAACGCAGCGCTGTGCAAGGCCTGCATCAATGACGTCAAGGCCGTTTACCTGCGCATTGGCAAACCGCGCAGCCTGCGTGCCGCCGGCACGATCTTCTTTGGTGCGCCTTATCGCATGGGCACCAACCTGCCCATCCCGCCCCGCACCAAGCCTGACGCACAGATCTGGATCACCCTGGAAGGCTGGGACGGCAGCATGCACCAGGCGTCGGTCCCCCTGGCCAAAGCATCGCCAGCCACCGTGGCCTGGCTCGAAAAACAAGGAGGCAAGAAATGAAACAGCTGATGCGAACCCTCGCCCTGCCCTTGCTGGTACTGGCCGCCGGCCCCGCCCTGGCGCATAACCCGATGTGCGAATGCGAAGAAACGGCCGGCGGCCAGGTCAAGTGCACCGGCGGTTTTTCGGACGGTAGCGGTGCCCCCGGGGTGACCCTGGATGTGATCGGTTATGACGAACAGGTGCTGGTCGGCGGCAAGCTTGGCGACGACTCGACACTCACCTTCAAGCGCCCGGACGGCGAGTTCTACGTGCTGTTTGATGCCGGCCCAGGGCATGTCGTGGAAGTCGACTACGCCGATATTGGCCAGCCATGAGCCGCGCCCAAGTGATTCGCCCGGCCGGCGCCGGGCACGAAACCCTGTACGTGCTGCTGATCAGCCTGCTGATCGTGCTGCTCGCCGCCAGCGTGGTGCTGCTGCGTGGCGAGCGCGAAGACGAACAGACCATCGCCAGCCACCAGATCGACGCCCGTCGCGACCTCACCGCCGCCGAGCAAGGCCTGTACACCGACCTGCGGGTGGCCTTCGACGAGATCCAGCTGCTGCGTGAAGAAAACGCTGCCGTGCCTAGCGTGCAGGCCCTGGCCGAAGAAGGCCTGCCGCCCTTCGTGGTCGACGCAGGCAGCCAGAGCCGTGGCGGCCACCACTGGTCATGGCTGGAGCCCGGCGCCTACCTGGGCCGCAGCCAGGCCCCTGAAGTCGCCGGCAGCCTGCTGCTGATCCTGCCGGCCGAGAGTACTGGCCAGGCCGATGTCTGGCTGCGCCGCGACAGCGCCGCCACGCCCCCGGACGACCTCGGCCAGGCGGCACTGATTGCCGCTGGCTGGCAGCAGGTGGTCAGCCACTACGACGCCGGGGTTACCCGCGAACACCGTCACTGAACCCAAGGACTTCCCCATGTTCCGCTCCGCCCTCGCCCTGCTCCTGGCGCTTGCCCTGCCGGCAACGGCCCTGGCCGATAACGGCAAGCCGCTGCGCATCGGCATCACCCTGCACCCCTACTACAGCTACGTGACCAACATCGTCGGCGACAAGGCCGAAGTGGTGCCGCTGATTCCAGCGGGCTTCAACCCCCACGCCTACGAGCCACGGGCCGAGGACATCAGGCGCATCGGCACCCTGGACGTGGTGGTGCTCAACGGCGTGGGCCACGACGACTTCGCCGACCGCATGATCGCCGCCAGCGAAAAGCCCGGCATCAATACCATCGAGGCCAACCAGAACGTTCCGTTGCTGGCGGCCACCGGTATTGCCGCCCGCGGCGCCGGCAAGGTGGTCAACCCACACACCTTCCTGTCGATCAGCACCACCATCGCCCAGGTCAACAACATCGCCCGTGAACTGGGCAAGCTCGACCCGGACAACGCCAAGCTCTACACGCAAAACGCCCGCGCCTACGCCAAGCGCCTGCGCGCCCTGCGTGCCGATGCCCTGGCCAAGGTCACCGAGGCCCCCAGCGCCACCTTCCGGGTGGCCACCATCCACGCCGCCTACGATTACCTGGTCCGCGACTTCGGCCTGGAGGTGACCGCCGTGGTCGAACCGGCCCACGGCATCGAACCCAGCCCGGCCCAGTTGAAAAAGACCATCGACCAGCTCAAAGCCCTGGACGTGAAGGTGATCTTCTCGGAAATGGACTTCCCGTCGGCCTATGTCGAAACCATCCAGCGTGAATCTGGTGTGCGCCTGTACCCGCTGACGCACATCTCCTATGGCGAATACACCAAGGACAAGTACGAAGTGGAAATGAAGCGCAACCTCGACACCGTGGTCCGCGCCATTCAGGAGAACCGCGCGTGACCGCCGCCGCCAACCTGCTGACGGCCTGCGGGCCACGCATCGAGTTCGCTGGCATCGACCTGACGCTAGGCCGCACACGCATCCTTGAACAGGTCGCTTTCACTGTGGCCGCCGGCAGCGTGCATGCCATCGTCGGCCCCAATGGCGGCGGCAAGAGCTCGCTGATCAAGACCCTGCTCGGGCAGATGCCGCATCAGGGCCAGTTGACCCTGCATTGGCCAAGCGCACGCGAGGTGATCGGTTATGTGCCGCAGGCCCTGGAGTTCGACCGCGGCCTGCCGATGACCGTGGACGACTTCATGGCCGCCATGTGCCAGCGCCGCCCCGCCTTTCTCGGCCTGTCGCGGCGGGTGCAACCGGCCATAGACGCCGCCTTGGCGCAGGTCGGCATGCTAGACAAACGCAAGCGGCGCATGGGTGCGCTGTCCGGGGGCGAGCGCCAGCGCGTGCTGCTGGCCCAGGGCTTGATCCCCGAGCCGCAGTTGCTGGTGCTGGACGAACCCATGTCGGCACTCGATGAAGCCGGTATCCAGGTGTTCGAGCAGTTGCTCAAGGGCTGGCGCCAGGCGGGCACCACCGTGCTGTGGATCGAGCACGACCTGGAAGCGGTGCTGCGCCTTGCTGACCGGGTAACCGGCCTGAGCCGCAAGGTGCTGTTCGACGCCCCCCCCGCCCAGGCCCTGACCCCGGAGCGCCTGCTCGGCCTGTTCTCTGTTCACCCGCGTAGCGAGAGCCTTGCCCCATGAGTTTTGAAGCATTTCGCCAACTGGTCCAGGACTGGGCCACCGCTGGTTACCTGCCCGAGGCGCTGGCCTACGGTTTCGTGGTCAACGCCCTGTTGGCCGGCCTGATGATCGGCCCGGTGCTGGGCGGCCTGGGCACCCTGGTGGTGGTCAAGCGCTTCGCTTTCTTCTCCGAGGCAGTGGGCCATGCCGCGCTGACCGGGGTGGCCATCGGTATCCTGCTGGGCGAGCCCTACACCGGCCCTTACGGCAGCCTGTTCGGCTACTGCCTGCTGTTCGGCATCCTGCTCAATTTCCTGCGCAACCGTACCGGGCTGTCGCCGGACACCCTGATTGGCGTGTTCCTGTCGGTGTCGCTGGCGCTGGGCGCCAGCCTGCTGTTGATGCTGGCGGGCAAGATCAACGTGCACATCCTCGAGAACGTGCTGTTCGGCTCGGTGCTGACCGTCAGCGGCCAGGACCTGGTGGTGTTGGGCATCGTCGCGGTCCTGGTGCTGGCTTTGGCGCTGCCGCTGTACAACCGCATCATGCTGGCCAGCTTCAACCCACAGCTGGCAGCTGTGCGCGGGGTAGCGGTGAAAACCCTGGACTACCTGTTCGTGGTGCTGGTGACTTTGGTGACCGTGGCCGCCGTGAAGGTGATCGGGGCCATCCTGGTCGGCGCGCTGCTGGTCATTCCCGCTGCCGCCGCTCGCCTTGTCAGCCAGTCGCTCAAGGGCTTTTTCTTCCTGTCGGTGGTGATTGCCACTGTCAGCACCCTGTTTGGCATCCTGCTTCCGATCGTGTTCGACCTGCCAGTACCGTCAGGCGCCGCCATCATCCTGGTCGCGGGCATCTGCTTTGCCCTGGCCGCCCTGGCCCGCGCCCTTGTCCCTCGCCTGCAAGGAAACCCGGCATGAACCTGAAACGCCTGACCCTGGCGCTGGCCCTGGCCGGCCTGCCGTCGCTGTCTTTTGCCACACAAGTGCTGACCACCCTGCCCGTCACCCACAGCCTGGCCAGCGCCCTGCTCGACGGCACTGCGGTACAGCTAAAACGTGCGGCGCCGGCCAACCTGCCGGCCAGCCGGCAGCCGTCGTACTTCAGCGGGCGCGGTGGCGCCAGCCTGGAAAAAGTCGCACAACAGGCCGACGCGGTAATCGGTGTGCGTTCGATCTGGCGTGACGACCCGCTGTACCCGATGGCCCGGCGCAGCAACATCCGCATCGTCGAAATCGATGCCGCACGGCCGGTGGATGGTGCGCTGCCAGGGATTGCAGTCTCCGGTGATGATGCCTATGGCGCCTACCCTTGGCTCAACCCGACCAACCTCGGGCGTATGGCCGATGTGGTGGCCAATGACCTGGAGCGCCTGGCCCCGGGTGACAAAGCGAAGATCCAGGGCAACCTGGCGGGGCTCAAGCGCCAGCTGCTGGAGCTTTCTGCCAGCAGCCAGACACGCCTGGCCAAGGTCGACAACCTGACGGTGGTGAGCCTGTCCGAGCGGTTGGGTTACCTGGCCAGCGGGTTGAACCTGGATGTGGTGGAGCAACCGCTGCCGACCGAATGGGATGCTGCCGCGCTCAAGGCGCTGGAGGAGAACCTCAAAGCGCAGGATGTAGCACTGGTGCTGGACCACCGCCAGCCGGAGGCCGCAGTAGCCGAAGCGATCAAGGCCGCCGGGGCGAAGCTGGTGGTGGTGGAGAGTGACCCTGACGATGCGTTTGCAGGGCTCAAGACCAGTGTCGACCAGGTGGTTGGGGCATTGGGCGAAAGCTGATCGAGCAGGCCGATGCGGTCAATGTGGGAGCGGCCTTGCGTCGCGAAAGGGCTGCACAGCAGCCCCGCAATTTTTGTATCAACGCAGAAACCCTGGGGCCGCTATGCGGCCCTTTCGCGACGCAAGGCCGCTCCCACAATGGATCGCGTCAGCTGAAAAGTTAACGCTTCATGCACCGCTGATAGCGCTCGTCCACCCGCCCGGCAAACCACGCCGTGGTCAACTTGCGGGTGATCTTGGGGCTCTTCAGTTCGATCCCCGGCAATACCGCCCGCGGCACAGGTTTACCGGCCTTGGCATCTGCCAGGGCAAACACCCCGCTGTACAACTTGCTGTCCTCGAACGCCAGGCTGTCGCCCTCTTCCAGCTGGCTGCGAATCTGCGGGTTACGCAGCCCCAGCTTCGCCCCCAGCTTTCTTGCGGCTTGCTCGGTGGCACCTGGCATGATCGCCCCCGGTGCAATCAGGTCGCCGTCCAAGGCAAGCGGCACGCCGGTCGCCTTGCCCAATGCGGCCTGGAACGCCGCGTTGCGGCTGGCGTACCAGCCCGCGTTGAAATCGGCAAAACGGTAGAGCTGGCGTTCGTAACTGGCGGGGTAGCCCAACAGGTGGGCGATGCCGAAGTACATGCCGCCGCGCCGCGTGAACACCTCCTGGCGAATCGTGCCGTCATGGCTGTAGGGATACGCCTGCGCATGCTTTTCGGCGAAGTCGATGCTGACCTGCATCGGCCCGCCGGTGCGCACCGGGTTCAGCCCGTCCAGCAAGGTCTTGCCCAGCGGTACACGGGCGATGACCTCGTCGTAAAGCTCGCTCAGTTGCTTCTCGCTGCGCACCGCCTGCAAACGCTGCTGGTAGCTCTGGCCGTTACCGGAGGGCGCCTTGAGCGCACCGTCAACCAATAGCCTGGGGATATGCAAGCGCCCGGCACGGCGGTCGATTTCCTCGCGGGCGATACGCCCCAGGTTGGGCACCTGCGGGTCGGCAGTGAACGTGGATTCCTGCTCGGTCACCGCCAATACAGCGCACAAATTGCTTTTGCTCGGCGTAATACGCTGGGCCTCGAACGCCACTTGGATGTCCTTGGCCCAGCCTTCGCGGTCCTTGGCCTGCGCAGGCAGCAACCGCAACAGCTGGGCGCGGACTTTGGCCGGGTCCGCCTCGGGCGCTTCTTCACGGCGCCCGGCACAGCCTTGCAGCAGCGCCAGCGCCATCAACCCGGCAGCCAGTAACCGGCCGTTCAGGGCTGTTCACCGACCAGGTAGGTTTTGCTGATGTGGCGAAACAGCGGGTGGCCGGCGCTGCCCATCAATTCGAACAACACCATCTCGCGGGTCACCACCTGCGCCCCGGCCTCACGCATGCGCGCCAGGCCCGCCGCCTTGCTGGCAGCGGTACGGCTGTCGCAGGCATCCTCGACCACGAACACTTGCTTGCCCAAGGCCAGCAGGCCAAGCACCGTCTGCAGCACGCAGACATGGGTTTCCATACCACACACGATCACCTGCTCACGCGCCATCAGGCTCGCCGGCAGGCAACCGGCAGCCACACAGGAAAAATGGCTTTTCTCCACCACTTCGGCTGCCGGTGCTGCGGCCAGCAGTGGCGCCAAGGTATGCCCCAGGCCCTTGGGATACTGTTCGGAAATCACCGTCGGAAGCTCCAGCTCGGCGGTCGCCGCCAACAACCAGCGTGCCCGTGCCCGAGTACCCTCAGGGTCGCTCATGGCGTCGATGAGTTTTTCCTGGATGTCGACGACCAGCAG from Pseudomonas fortuita carries:
- a CDS encoding DUF6162 family protein encodes the protein MSRAQVIRPAGAGHETLYVLLISLLIVLLAASVVLLRGEREDEQTIASHQIDARRDLTAAEQGLYTDLRVAFDEIQLLREENAAVPSVQALAEEGLPPFVVDAGSQSRGGHHWSWLEPGAYLGRSQAPEVAGSLLLILPAESTGQADVWLRRDSAATPPDDLGQAALIAAGWQQVVSHYDAGVTREHRH
- a CDS encoding DUF1615 domain-containing protein, whose amino-acid sequence is MALALLQGCAGRREEAPEADPAKVRAQLLRLLPAQAKDREGWAKDIQVAFEAQRITPSKSNLCAVLAVTEQESTFTADPQVPNLGRIAREEIDRRAGRLHIPRLLVDGALKAPSGNGQSYQQRLQAVRSEKQLSELYDEVIARVPLGKTLLDGLNPVRTGGPMQVSIDFAEKHAQAYPYSHDGTIRQEVFTRRGGMYFGIAHLLGYPASYERQLYRFADFNAGWYASRNAAFQAALGKATGVPLALDGDLIAPGAIMPGATEQAARKLGAKLGLRNPQIRSQLEEGDSLAFEDSKLYSGVFALADAKAGKPVPRAVLPGIELKSPKITRKLTTAWFAGRVDERYQRCMKR
- a CDS encoding PepSY-associated TM helix domain-containing protein, which codes for MAKSPKKSKSRLWFLVHSWLALPIWFFVLIVCFTGMLAVVSQEIVWLANPDVRASKPDADAERLSFQQVLDALHKAEPDMVVDSLIQPDGSHFALTADVTFPDGTSPTLYVNPYTGAIQGKSPDFNFEAFTRALHGWWLVPFTNGFSWGWYLVSILGLPMLASLVTGLVVYKKFWKGFFKPVRTGHGSRIFWGDLHRLAGVWSIWFIAVISITGTWFLIQAILFDNHITISSRPIVPVIAREEVPQTPDGSPAPRIDLDEAARIAGLAIPGLDITFVSLPSTAYSHVSMGGRGWYPLMFQSAEVNPYTRKVDSQFLLSDRSTLEFVTESMRPLHTGDFGGLPIKLIWFFFGLILTLMVFSGLLIWTKRTAQATAAALKRSERAPRTERAQTSLETQS
- the pbpG gene encoding D-alanyl-D-alanine endopeptidase, whose protein sequence is MKKSLSILSLLLLLTGTATLPSTAAAQPPAQAQRDPSKLHLASGSALLIDLNTNQELYSSHADRVVPIASVTKLMTAMVVLDAKLPMDEMLTMTIANNPEMKGVYSRVRLGSQLDRRETLLITLMSSENRAANSLANAYPGGYPAFIKAMNAKARSLGMAHTRYVEPTGLSTQNVSTARDLAKLLMASRKYPMLSELSTTREKTVAFRKPNYTLGFRNTDHLVNKSNWDIKLTKTGFTNEAGHCLVLLTRMDNRPVAMVILDAFGKYTHFADASRMRQWLETGAAKPAPAVAMQYKTERQNKGRVAAE
- a CDS encoding metal ABC transporter permease; this translates as MSFEAFRQLVQDWATAGYLPEALAYGFVVNALLAGLMIGPVLGGLGTLVVVKRFAFFSEAVGHAALTGVAIGILLGEPYTGPYGSLFGYCLLFGILLNFLRNRTGLSPDTLIGVFLSVSLALGASLLLMLAGKINVHILENVLFGSVLTVSGQDLVVLGIVAVLVLALALPLYNRIMLASFNPQLAAVRGVAVKTLDYLFVVLVTLVTVAAVKVIGAILVGALLVIPAAAARLVSQSLKGFFFLSVVIATVSTLFGILLPIVFDLPVPSGAAIILVAGICFALAALARALVPRLQGNPA
- a CDS encoding hydrolase, with the translated sequence MLIDPHKATLLVVDIQEKLIDAMSDPEGTRARARWLLAATAELELPTVISEQYPKGLGHTLAPLLAAAPAAEVVEKSHFSCVAAGCLPASLMAREQVIVCGMETHVCVLQTVLGLLALGKQVFVVEDACDSRTAASKAAGLARMREAGAQVVTREMVLFELMGSAGHPLFRHISKTYLVGEQP
- a CDS encoding metal ABC transporter ATP-binding protein is translated as MTAAANLLTACGPRIEFAGIDLTLGRTRILEQVAFTVAAGSVHAIVGPNGGGKSSLIKTLLGQMPHQGQLTLHWPSAREVIGYVPQALEFDRGLPMTVDDFMAAMCQRRPAFLGLSRRVQPAIDAALAQVGMLDKRKRRMGALSGGERQRVLLAQGLIPEPQLLVLDEPMSALDEAGIQVFEQLLKGWRQAGTTVLWIEHDLEAVLRLADRVTGLSRKVLFDAPPAQALTPERLLGLFSVHPRSESLAP
- a CDS encoding lysine N(6)-hydroxylase/L-ornithine N(5)-oxygenase family protein, coding for MSQSSQQETIKDLIGVGFGPSNLALAIALEELAESQGHALDALFIDKQQDYRWHGETLATQSELQISFLKDLVSLRNPTSPYSFVNYLHQKQRLADFINLGTFYPCRLEYNDYLRWAADHFATQAVYGQEVLRIEPEVNAGRVKHLRLVSRDAQGREYSRRTRSVVVGSGGTPKIPEKFGAFKDDPRVFHHSQYLSSLNKLPCTAGKPMRIAVIGSGQSAAEAFIDLNDSYPSVKVDMILRGSALKPADDSPFVNEIFSPDYTDLVYNEPADQRSKLLGEYHNTNYSVVDLNLIERIYGILYRQKVAHQHRHNVLCRRQVEAVVATRDGLELTLRDLATGQQQTHRYDAVILATGYERRSHRDLLAPLAGYLDDFSVDRNYRVLASPDLQASVYLQGFCENSHGLSDTLLSVLPARAAEIGRALYQDLAQLHGKPQPAVAMTHA
- a CDS encoding metal ABC transporter solute-binding protein, Zn/Mn family is translated as MNLKRLTLALALAGLPSLSFATQVLTTLPVTHSLASALLDGTAVQLKRAAPANLPASRQPSYFSGRGGASLEKVAQQADAVIGVRSIWRDDPLYPMARRSNIRIVEIDAARPVDGALPGIAVSGDDAYGAYPWLNPTNLGRMADVVANDLERLAPGDKAKIQGNLAGLKRQLLELSASSQTRLAKVDNLTVVSLSERLGYLASGLNLDVVEQPLPTEWDAAALKALEENLKAQDVALVLDHRQPEAAVAEAIKAAGAKLVVVESDPDDAFAGLKTSVDQVVGALGES
- a CDS encoding metal ABC transporter substrate-binding protein, translating into MFRSALALLLALALPATALADNGKPLRIGITLHPYYSYVTNIVGDKAEVVPLIPAGFNPHAYEPRAEDIRRIGTLDVVVLNGVGHDDFADRMIAASEKPGINTIEANQNVPLLAATGIAARGAGKVVNPHTFLSISTTIAQVNNIARELGKLDPDNAKLYTQNARAYAKRLRALRADALAKVTEAPSATFRVATIHAAYDYLVRDFGLEVTAVVEPAHGIEPSPAQLKKTIDQLKALDVKVIFSEMDFPSAYVETIQRESGVRLYPLTHISYGEYTKDKYEVEMKRNLDTVVRAIQENRA